CAGAGGGCCTCCATAAAAGAGCAGGTAAAAGAAGGAGGATATTTTGATTGACCAAGACATCATCGCACAAAGGCTTGAACGCCTGAAAGTTTATGTGAAACAACTTCGCATCATTCAAAAGAACGGCAAGAAGAAGGTCTGCAAGAACCCGGTATCCTACGCCGCGATGGAACGCTATCTGCAACTGGCCTCCGAATGCGTGCTGGCGGTCGGAAATCACGTGATCGCAGGGCTTAATCTAAGAAAGCCCTCGACATATGAACATATCATGCAAATCCTGGCCGATGAAAAGCTGATAGCCAAAAAGGTCCTTTTGGCGAGCAAAACCATCCCTTCTTTAAGGTCCCTTCTCGTGCACGATTACGATGCCGTGAACAAGGAAAAGATGTTTGATGCCGGAAAGAATGTGGTAAGATCGTTCGAAGACCTTGCCAAGGCCTATCAAAAGTTCCTGTAGATATTTTAGCTTATCTTAAGGGTCTTTAAGAACTGCTGGAAGGGCCTGTAGTAGATGTCGAACTTGTCGGACGGGAAGCTTGCCGTCATATTAATGGCAAGCTGTTCTTTAAGGAGCGTTACCTGGATCTGTTTTACCTGCTGGCCCGGCTTGATGTTTTCCAGCGCCGCGCCGCCCTTTTCCTTGCCCAGCATGGCGGCCATCGCAGAGACGTCCCATGAGCAGATCATCATCTTTCCGCGGACGCCCGATATGACAAGGTCCTTTTCGTCGGAGATCTTCAGGTCCTTTATACCGCGCTTTTCGATAGACTCCCTTATGCGTCCGAAATATTCGGTCAGCTCCATCGGCCTTGGAAGGAGCTCTTTTGTAAGAATGATGTTGGGACGGACGTTCTTGTCGGGACTTGGAAGGGTGAGGGTCAGCATGCCCTGCACCTGCCAATTCTCGGGTATTTCGGCCTCAAGACCTTGGATGTTGATATTTGACATAGACTCTGTTATGTAACAGTAAAATCGAAAAACGTAAAGCGTAAAATGACCGCTTTGGGCGGTCGTGGCAAGCTTGTCGAGGGAGCTTGATGATGAAGAGAAGATTTTTAGACGTTGTTTACGAAGATAAGGACCTTATAGTGATCAATAAACCGAGGGGAGTCATTGTTGCCCACGAAAAAGGGAGTGAATGGAGCGGAAAAAAACAGTTGGCCCTTGTCGATCATGTCAGGGCCTACATTGTGAGAAAGTTCCCAGGCGCCAAGGCCTCTTTTGCAAGGCCTCTTCACCGCCTTGACAAGGAGACCACGGGGCTAGTCCTTTTTGCGAAGTCGAACGGGGCCTTAAAGCTGGCGAACGACATAAAAGAACATAAGGTGGAAAGGGTCTATGCGGCCATTGTAGAAGGGCCGGTCAACAGAGAGGACGGTACGATAGACACCGAGCTTTCCAAGGGAGATTTCGGTCACGGAAAGAAGGTGGGCGTCGTTAAAAATGGGGAAGGAAAGAGAACGGTAACGCGGTATCACGTTGTGGAAAGGTATGATAACGCCACGCTCCTCGACGCAAGGCTTGAGACGGGCTTCACCCATCAGATAAGGGTCCATCTGGCGTCCATTGGTCATCCTTTAGTAGGTGACAAGGTCTACAATCCGCATCCAAAGATAAAATTTCCGAGACAGGCCCTTCACGCAAGAAGGGTAAAGTTCTATCACCCCGTTTCGAAGAAAAAGATGATATTAGAGGCCAAGCTACCGCCTGACATGGAGGGGTTGGTAGATAATTTAAGAGGAAATTAAGGACTCACTTTTCGAATCCGTCGATTATTCGGCGGGCGCTTCTTGAGAATTGTGTGGTTCCTTTAGGGTCAAGCGCAATGACCTTTTTCATCTCTTCCAGCACCTTTTCATGAGTACCCTTATCTTCGGACATCTTGTTGTAATAAGAGATTCCCTGGTCGTAATGGAAGATTATCTGCGAAAGG
This genomic window from Deltaproteobacteria bacterium CG11_big_fil_rev_8_21_14_0_20_49_13 contains:
- a CDS encoding RNA pseudouridine synthase, whose protein sequence is MMKRRFLDVVYEDKDLIVINKPRGVIVAHEKGSEWSGKKQLALVDHVRAYIVRKFPGAKASFARPLHRLDKETTGLVLFAKSNGALKLANDIKEHKVERVYAAIVEGPVNREDGTIDTELSKGDFGHGKKVGVVKNGEGKRTVTRYHVVERYDNATLLDARLETGFTHQIRVHLASIGHPLVGDKVYNPHPKIKFPRQALHARRVKFYHPVSKKKMILEAKLPPDMEGLVDNLRGN